The window TCATCTAGACACCATGAGGCTTTGCCTCAAACCCGCCGAGGGAATTGTATCGGTGCAAGACGTACACAGCCCCCATGAGTAGGGGGACGAATGAGGTGAGCCATGCATAACACCTATGGATCAGTCAGAAGGGGGTGGGTTATCCCGAGATTCGAATACATAGGCACAAATTCTTATTTATGTTTAGTTTTGATATGATGCATGCGTGCTTATGAGCTACTCGAAGGGGAAAATCCGGTAGAGAGGGAGATCAGTCCGTTTCCGACCGAGGAGAAACTAGAACATCTTCTGAATCGAATTCCCTCCCTTCTACTCGACGAACAAATACTCCTGATTGGCCGACAGGTCACTGTTGAAACTGGGACGCTCGATTTACTGGGGATTGATAAATATGGGAATGTGGTCGTATTTGAGTTGAAAAAAGGTGAGAGTGGTTCTGGGAGTGCCTCTGAAGCATCTATTCTCAGTCAGCCCCAGCAGTATGCGCAAGCTCTTCAGTGGTTCACGTATGACGATCTCGATCAGGTCTTTGCAGAATACCGTACGGAATCACATACAAACGACTGGCTACCGTCGTCCGGTCTCGAGCAGGAGTCTTTGGCTAATGCATTCAATACTTTCTTTGGAAGACCGGTGAAGCCGGAAAACTTCAATCAATTCCAGCGAATGGTCATTGTGGCTGAAGAGGTCACTGATCAGACAGCGGCAAACGCACGGTATCTTCGCGACGAAGGGCTGAACCTCCAGTGTGTCGAAGTACAGCGGTTTCGACTTTCCAAAAATGAGGGCGAGTCCCCAATACTCGTCGCCTCGACGGTCGTCGATTATGACAACAAGCGGGTGCAACCACGAGGTGATCAAAAACCAAACTATGCAACGACCAATGAAGCGATTATCACTCGAGCGTTCGCTCAATTCAAGGATATCACGAAAGCGCCTGATCCCGAAGACCTGTTTCCCAAAGGGTTTGATTGCCGCGAACCAAGAATGCGATCACGGCATCCCGGTCATCCAGATCCAGTTCGTTACACACTCCGTGTGAGACCTCTCGAAAGCAATAGCGTGTGGATCTCAATTGATATCACTACTCGAGGATTGGATATCAAGGAAGTCAACAAGGACAAATTAGCGGATCATATTCGGACAGCGGAAACACGCTTTGAAGATGCTGGCTTTGAGGTCAGTCACAAGCGTAATACCTTCAGAGTCGTCGAGAAAGAGTGGCCTATTGATAATTTGTCCGAGATTCGGAATGAGGCGTTCCTCAATGAGGTTGCAGAACAATATGCAAAACTAGTGAATATTGGCCATGAAGTAATGCTAGATAGTGATTTTCAATGATACAGCAAACTACTTCGGCAGCAGTCAATTTCACCGAGAGCCAGACTCTGGGGCAGAAGGCTCAGCACTGTGAGTGAGTTGGATCCGATCTAAACAACGTCAAGGCGTTCCGGGTCGCTTATTGTGTTTGGTACTCGGGCTGCAACTCGTCTCGTCGCTCTTCGGTAAGTTAGCTGGTGTTAAACGGGTAGTTCATTCGCGCTCATACGAAATGAATCGAGCCACCGAGCTGCATACGTCCTCTGTATCCAGCAGGCTGTTCCTATCACCGATTGAGGAGTTCAACAGACCCCTAAATAGAGTCTCTGTGGAAATTGAACGAGATTCCTGACTTTTTCCATTTGACAGCTCAGACCAATTCGAGGGGTTCGGTGTCGATTGAAACCGTGTTGTCGATTTCTTGACTTGCCATATAGATGTTCTTCAGCCTCTCTTGATGGAGAATCACAACCCCCTTCTCTTCAAAGTCTTCTACAACCTCTTCGTTCAGACTCTCTGGTGACTGTGGTGTAGCAATACATGGTGTAAGCATACGGATCGGGATTGATTCTGACTTTTCAAATACATACTCTTGTACGCTATCGAGAGCATTTGCGGCTATTGCTTGGCTTCGGTCAAGAAGCGACTGTTTCTCCGAGATCCCGGCATTTGTACATTCGACGAATAGAATCTCGGAACTATCTGGTGCATACGCAATTATGTCGATTTCCTGGTATCCTCGGCTGGAATCTTCATGTGACCAATTTGGAATATTGTACTTCCCTTCTCCGTACATTTGAACCTGATACCCCGCTGTACTCAAGAGATTGAGAACGGCAAACTCAAAGGCATCTGGTTCCTCCCCCTCAAGATAACTGACCATCTTATCTCTCTGGTCGTATTCGTTCAGAATCTGAAAGCGTGGATTTGCCTGCAGAACGTCGATTGGCGTATATCTAATCATATCCAACAACTCGTCGTCGAGATACAGGTTCACGTAAATGTGTTCAATGTCATCTAACTCGAGATGCTGAGAAAATTTGAGACGGCCATCATCCACCGTTTCCAGTCTATCGGCGTCAATATCAATTCGGCTCCCTTTGTGCTGCCCATATGGTCGTTGTGGTAGTAAGCTAACGAAGAAGTCATCTACAAGCGGTTCAGGAAGAACGATTCTTAACCGATCGTCTGCAAGACTGTAATCAATACGAGGATCCGCAAACAGCAGGATCTTTGGGTCATCTGCCCTCTTTGCAAATACGTATTCGAAGTAATAGTCTTGGCACCGACCTGTATCATAATATGGTTCTACTGCTCTTTTTAGTAGGTCGTCGACCTCTTTTCGTTTAGTCGAGTACTGGTTCTCTTGTACTTCTGAAAGGGGGATATCAACTACGGTGTTTATCTCTGTTACTGGTCTATCTTCATGAACACGTGATTCCTCCAAACTCGTCTGAAAGTACCCACTCGTATTGTGTGAATGAATCTCCGTATCCAATTCGATGGTTTCGTCTGTAGTTTGAATATTACCTTCAACAATCTCCTCAAGAAGTTCGAATGGCGAAGAGGTTACGACCTCGTGGATCGTAAAACAACTTTCACAGTATCGAACCTCACTCTTTTCCTTTTGGGATTCAGATGAAAAAACCAACTCACCACTGGGAATCTGTGTCCCGTCATCAAGTTCTATCGTTGCAATTCGGAGAGTAGCAGATTTCCAAATCCCATCGAACAACTCACGGTAATAACCAATCTCATCTGGGGATTCAATATAGGTCATCAGTTAGTCTCCTGGTTCGACACCCTATGAAACTTCAGTTTCTTGAATATTGACCAGGGATAGGATGTACCAAGCGGTAAACTCTGGATGTTCAGATTTGACGAATCGGTTCTCTCAGACTGAGATTTCGGTGATGCTGCCTCCCACACCATGCGTTCCTTTACGGATTGTGTCGATGGTTTCTGCTGAAATCATCTTGACGGCGCTCTTGACCGTTCCCAACAGATGGGTCTCTTGGAACACTCTCTCCTCCACAGATCATTTTCGGGTGAACCTGCAGCGTGGATTCCGAAAAACCTTGTCAAAGAAATGTTTACATATTATCTATTCTTTGGAGGAATCATGCCAAGTTTCACGTCACGGCGTGCATTTCTTTCAACTGCCCTCATCGGAACACTCGCGGGTTGTGCGGAATATTTTGGAGATGAAGAAGAGGGAACAACCGCCAACACCAATACCGACATGGCTGCCGAGACTGATGTTTCTCAACCACAGACATTAACAGACGAGGCTCGTAAACACACAATCTCCGTTGATACAGAACCTTTCGAAGACACCGGTATTGGTTTTGAGTTGCCAGCATCGCACGTTCGAAAGTATAGTTACGAGTCCATTGAGGTTCGAATTGAACCAGATTCCCCTCTCCTTGGATTGCTCGAGAGTGAGACAGAGTATGTAATTGAAGCACTCATTCTCGATTATTCTACAGGGGAAGAAGTTGGGCATGGAGAGTCTGAAAAGTTCGTTCCAAGCGAGCTGAACGAACCAACTCATGTAGCTGTGGAGACGGTGTTCTATGTACCCATCCCGGAAAACGTGGTTACTTACTATCTGGTGTATCGAGAAGCATCACATCCACCAACAGTTGGTCGGTTTTTAGGTGAGCCGCTGATGGCCACAAACCCATTTCGAGTTACTGAAGAGGGTATCGAACAGGCAACCCCAGAACATGAGCGGGAAAGTAAGACCATCGACTACAGAGATCTCTCCACACAAGAGTATCACCCTCCAACAGGAACCTATTCACGGATAAACGTTGAGGGTGGGTATCTCGTCTATTTCTCACCGGAGACACCATCTTGGGCACCGAAAATCCAGTCAGAAATGCCGTTCTACATCCCCAAGATGACTTACGACAAGTGGAAGAACCAAGACCGCCCCCGAGTCCCAGAAAGTGCAGCAGAGCGGACACGCTACATCACAGAGTCGTTTGAAATTGGAATGGGTAACCATATTGCAAATATTATTAATAACTCAGGATTCCAGCAGGGTGTTCGTTCACCGGAGGAACTGCTCGAATACATCAGTACCTTTGTTCAAA of the Natronosalvus vescus genome contains:
- a CDS encoding endonuclease NucS domain-containing protein, whose product is MRAYELLEGENPVEREISPFPTEEKLEHLLNRIPSLLLDEQILLIGRQVTVETGTLDLLGIDKYGNVVVFELKKGESGSGSASEASILSQPQQYAQALQWFTYDDLDQVFAEYRTESHTNDWLPSSGLEQESLANAFNTFFGRPVKPENFNQFQRMVIVAEEVTDQTAANARYLRDEGLNLQCVEVQRFRLSKNEGESPILVASTVVDYDNKRVQPRGDQKPNYATTNEAIITRAFAQFKDITKAPDPEDLFPKGFDCREPRMRSRHPGHPDPVRYTLRVRPLESNSVWISIDITTRGLDIKEVNKDKLADHIRTAETRFEDAGFEVSHKRNTFRVVEKEWPIDNLSEIRNEAFLNEVAEQYAKLVNIGHEVMLDSDFQ